CGAGATGAAGGAGGTCACGCTCCCGAACGGAGAGAAGAAGGAGCGGGTGGTCATCCGCCCGGGCGGGGCGGTCGCGATCCTCCCCCTCGAGGGAGACGACTGCTACCTCATCCGGCAGTACCGGTTCGCCGTCGACGAATACATCTTCGAGGCGCCGGCAGGCACCATCGACGAGGGCGAGAAGCCGCATGAGACCGCATACCGGGAACTGATCGAGGAGACCGGGATGAAGGCGGAGACGTTCGTTCCGAAAGGCTGGATCTACCCCTCTCCCGGCTACACCGACGAGCGGATCTGGCTCTACCGGGCAGAAGGGCTCTCTCCCTGCTCCGACTACGGGATGGACGA
The genomic region above belongs to Methanoculleus oceani and contains:
- a CDS encoding NUDIX hydrolase, whose protein sequence is MEIYSGGRLTVEMKEVTLPNGEKKERVVIRPGGAVAILPLEGDDCYLIRQYRFAVDEYIFEAPAGTIDEGEKPHETAYRELIEETGMKAETFVPKGWIYPSPGYTDERIWLYRAEGLSPCSDYGMDDDEVIEVVRVPARDLGAMIADGRIVDAKTICLICRCLQ